A portion of the Bdellovibrionales bacterium genome contains these proteins:
- a CDS encoding ATP-binding cassette domain-containing protein: MQNLYSKNRGLALFHDIFNRRFISVAALSSVSFNISEGEVTALLGPNGAGKTTIQKILAGLLSPHAGEVSVSGHRPEDREKEFLMKIGVVFGQKSQLIPRLTINDALALQRIIYEIPPRIASQRISNLSHMLDIKNYLDRPVRNLSLGQRMKGELMMALIHDPEVLLLDEPTVGLDLASQQTIREFIKTVAVEFKKSVLLTSHNMKDIEGVCSKVLVLNHGELIYSGDIQQLRRKYSNNLVDVSIQVEKAPDYSLLPGLTFDEDRLVISGTIGEKNIQDVLKFAASLKPISLRIEPSSLETVFLAATQ; the protein is encoded by the coding sequence ATACAAAACCTTTACTCGAAGAACAGGGGGCTGGCGCTTTTCCATGATATATTTAATAGAAGGTTTATTTCGGTTGCAGCACTGTCTAGTGTCAGTTTCAATATAAGCGAAGGTGAAGTCACAGCTCTTTTAGGGCCAAATGGTGCGGGCAAAACAACAATTCAAAAAATCTTGGCTGGCTTACTTTCTCCACACGCTGGCGAGGTTAGCGTTTCGGGACATAGACCTGAAGACAGAGAAAAAGAATTTCTAATGAAAATTGGAGTGGTATTTGGCCAGAAGAGTCAGCTCATTCCTCGACTAACAATTAATGATGCTTTAGCGTTGCAAAGAATAATTTACGAAATTCCTCCCCGAATTGCTTCTCAGCGCATTTCGAATCTCAGCCATATGCTAGATATAAAAAATTATCTAGATCGACCAGTTCGCAATTTGTCATTGGGCCAGCGGATGAAAGGTGAATTGATGATGGCATTGATTCATGACCCTGAGGTACTACTTCTCGATGAACCAACGGTAGGATTAGATTTGGCTTCGCAACAAACAATTCGCGAATTCATTAAGACGGTCGCTGTTGAATTCAAAAAATCGGTTCTTCTCACTAGCCACAACATGAAAGATATTGAGGGTGTTTGTTCGAAGGTTCTTGTCTTGAATCATGGAGAACTTATTTATTCCGGCGACATTCAACAGTTAAGAAGAAAATATTCAAACAACTTGGTTGACGTATCAATTCAAGTTGAAAAGGCACCTGACTATTCATTGTTACCGGGTCTCACTTTTGATGAAGACCGACTCGTTATTTCTGGGACGATTGGTGAAAAAAATATCCAGGACGTTCTGAAATTTGCAGCTTCGTTAAAACCAATTAGCCTTCGCATCGAACCATCTTCATTAGAAACTGTTTTTTTAGCCGCCACTCAGTAG
- a CDS encoding YcaO-like family protein: MEISSAACAVIPFERQVNLEIAKDSILTELESLSITREWEVFSEETGASSVKLTYGQISESGGGKGTFSEHVIGSYYEAFEHLVSNSQTEISSSSSIDLNSLSDCVILHPHIEQLRDKIRSPIWGGFFIGNKSKKKMFVPNILFDGHAADSFFSERCGFYQALIIENEIWSRNSNGTSSGANLEEALLHSMLEQIERISKGLFFFRCLSGVDHRAIEIPPKSLLFLQDYVDQIKKMKATNIRSFKLQNEFGIPTFVSICSIPGLAYPLVGSGSSLSPRHAVKRAIAELLQLVVFSQSTVHSEVYLADELRMSDLSIELPHFEDIRKFHLLFKDEEETFEDEPKISVSEQVKIIQTILLTEFDELFVRHLYRSSRTGVSVVQSYLPGTDNFFMVEDGWLVKPSAYLLSRV, from the coding sequence ATGGAAATATCCTCTGCCGCCTGTGCTGTGATCCCATTCGAGCGGCAGGTAAATCTTGAAATAGCTAAGGATTCAATCCTCACTGAACTTGAGTCCTTGAGCATAACAAGAGAGTGGGAAGTTTTTTCTGAAGAAACTGGCGCGTCCTCTGTCAAGTTAACCTACGGACAAATTTCAGAAAGTGGCGGAGGGAAGGGAACTTTTTCGGAACACGTCATCGGGAGTTATTATGAAGCATTTGAACATTTAGTATCTAATTCTCAAACTGAGATTTCATCTTCAAGTTCCATCGACCTAAATAGTCTTTCAGATTGTGTGATCCTTCATCCTCACATTGAACAACTAAGGGATAAAATTCGCTCTCCAATTTGGGGAGGATTTTTTATTGGAAATAAATCGAAAAAGAAAATGTTTGTGCCTAACATATTGTTTGATGGCCATGCTGCTGATTCATTCTTTTCCGAGCGATGTGGTTTTTACCAGGCGCTAATAATTGAGAACGAAATTTGGAGCAGAAATTCAAATGGTACTTCGTCCGGCGCAAATCTTGAAGAAGCACTACTTCATTCAATGCTAGAACAAATAGAACGCATTTCAAAAGGCCTATTCTTTTTTCGCTGTCTTTCTGGAGTTGACCATCGCGCGATTGAGATTCCTCCTAAATCACTATTGTTTCTCCAAGACTATGTAGATCAAATTAAAAAAATGAAGGCCACAAATATTAGGTCTTTCAAATTGCAAAATGAGTTTGGAATACCAACTTTTGTTTCTATTTGCTCAATACCAGGTCTTGCGTATCCTCTTGTTGGTTCGGGATCCTCACTTAGCCCAAGACACGCTGTAAAACGGGCGATTGCAGAGCTTCTCCAACTGGTTGTATTTTCTCAATCGACTGTGCACTCCGAAGTTTATCTTGCCGATGAGCTACGAATGAGTGATTTGAGCATCGAACTACCACACTTTGAAGATATTCGAAAATTTCATCTTCTTTTCAAAGATGAAGAGGAAACCTTTGAGGATGAACCGAAAATTTCTGTAAGTGAACAAGTTAAAATTATTCAGACCATTTTATTGACGGAGTTTGACGAACTCTTTGTGCGCCATTTATATCGGTCGAGTCGAACAGGTGTTAGTGTTGTTCAAAGTTATTTACCAGGCACTGATAATTTTTTTATGGTTGAAGATGGATGGTTAGTTAAGCCTTCAGCTTACCTATTAAGCAGGGTCTAA
- a CDS encoding SDR family NAD(P)-dependent oxidoreductase yields MKALIVGASGALGRSIAAFEAEKGHDLFLVATDSRDLLAMSHDIQLRFNVSVEIHQIDFRIVAEVLTLPVTADRYYFPIGISDERDLWGMQSEIGSEIFQVNALSTFHFINHVLLNKGMREIDLVAFGSIAETKGRGSNIYYSAAKRALTSFFESLLHSQDRLNIRPFLFQLGYLKSQQSLGKRLLFPVADPQRVANRVGRILEKKATGIYYYPGFWRLVCFVLRNLPWVVYRKIQF; encoded by the coding sequence ATGAAGGCATTAATAGTTGGAGCGAGCGGAGCCCTGGGTCGGTCGATAGCTGCCTTTGAAGCAGAGAAAGGGCATGACCTTTTTTTGGTGGCAACGGATAGCCGTGATTTGTTAGCTATGAGTCACGATATTCAACTGCGATTTAACGTATCTGTCGAGATCCACCAAATTGACTTTAGGATCGTCGCAGAGGTTTTGACCCTTCCTGTGACCGCAGATAGGTATTATTTCCCCATTGGAATTTCTGATGAAAGGGATCTGTGGGGCATGCAATCGGAAATCGGAAGTGAGATATTTCAAGTGAATGCGCTTTCGACGTTCCACTTTATTAATCATGTTCTACTAAATAAGGGAATGCGTGAGATCGATTTGGTGGCCTTTGGCTCTATTGCTGAAACCAAAGGTAGAGGGAGTAATATTTATTATTCAGCTGCGAAGCGGGCACTTACTAGTTTTTTTGAGAGTCTTCTGCACTCTCAGGACCGGCTAAACATTCGACCATTTTTATTTCAATTAGGGTATTTAAAATCTCAACAAAGCTTAGGTAAACGTCTTCTTTTTCCAGTAGCAGACCCGCAAAGGGTTGCCAATAGGGTAGGTAGGATTTTAGAAAAAAAGGCGACCGGGATATATTATTACCCAGGATTTTGGCGCCTCGTTTGTTTCGTCCTTAGGAACCTCCCGTGGGTTGTATATAGAAAGATTCAGTTCTGA
- a CDS encoding FAD-binding oxidoreductase: MSKVSEPFATVNLRSFDGSSSEESKLFCPDRYRGVERVFAQKYSFAVRGAGLSYPPLSFGGGAVVVDMGVFDRFISFDKSAGVVEVESGMTLGKLAEESIKCNWYLGTQPGHPQIRIGGCVASDVHGKNQFSDGNFKEQVVFLTVYHPRHGFIKCSRNENEELFHLTCGGWGLTGVIVTVGLQLQKVKSQIIISNNIGVPGFKDLPELLLKNSSLYGMLYSWHDLESSKYWGRGFLKVGQFDCDERAVDLEKIPEIEFRELSSDGREYLPCSLLNKFSLPMMNRAYSYLERPRSQGRRESIYSFMFPVSKKTFYFSLFGKSGFHESQVLVPFDEFESVISDLRNGLRKFKQSVALASCKLFSGKPDLLRFQGSGIVIALNIPRTNTSQRFLEYWDEIVVRAKAVPNIAKDSRLPLRVVRECYPQYDLFKERLLKWDPARIFQNSLSKRLQL, translated from the coding sequence ATGTCCAAAGTGAGTGAACCATTCGCAACAGTAAATCTCAGGAGTTTTGACGGGTCTTCGTCCGAAGAATCAAAACTGTTTTGTCCCGATAGATACAGAGGAGTTGAAAGGGTCTTTGCCCAAAAATATTCTTTTGCTGTTAGGGGTGCGGGATTGTCCTATCCTCCTCTGAGCTTTGGGGGAGGGGCCGTCGTTGTTGATATGGGTGTGTTTGATCGATTTATTAGTTTTGACAAGTCAGCGGGCGTTGTCGAAGTGGAGTCGGGGATGACTCTCGGTAAGTTGGCAGAGGAATCTATCAAGTGTAATTGGTATTTGGGGACGCAGCCCGGTCACCCCCAAATTCGAATCGGAGGATGCGTAGCTTCGGATGTTCATGGGAAGAATCAATTTTCGGACGGAAATTTTAAGGAGCAAGTTGTTTTTTTAACGGTGTACCATCCTCGTCATGGATTCATTAAATGCAGTAGAAACGAAAACGAGGAGCTTTTTCACCTAACTTGTGGTGGATGGGGGCTGACTGGTGTCATAGTTACAGTCGGTCTCCAGTTACAAAAGGTAAAATCCCAAATCATTATTTCAAACAATATAGGTGTGCCGGGTTTTAAGGATCTCCCTGAGTTACTTTTAAAAAATTCAAGTCTATATGGCATGCTTTATTCTTGGCATGATTTGGAGTCGTCGAAATATTGGGGAAGGGGATTTTTAAAAGTTGGACAATTTGATTGTGACGAGAGGGCGGTAGACCTAGAAAAAATTCCCGAAATTGAATTTAGAGAATTGAGTTCAGATGGCCGTGAATATTTGCCTTGCTCGTTGCTAAATAAATTTAGCCTTCCAATGATGAATAGGGCCTATTCGTATTTGGAAAGGCCAAGGAGCCAGGGGAGGCGCGAATCAATTTATTCATTCATGTTCCCTGTCTCTAAAAAAACCTTTTATTTCAGCCTTTTTGGGAAATCTGGGTTTCATGAATCGCAAGTTTTAGTCCCCTTTGACGAATTTGAATCGGTAATTTCAGATTTAAGGAATGGATTAAGAAAATTCAAACAATCAGTGGCTTTGGCCTCTTGTAAATTGTTTTCGGGAAAACCAGATCTTTTGCGCTTCCAAGGGTCGGGAATTGTGATTGCTTTAAATATTCCGCGAACCAATACCTCTCAGAGGTTTTTGGAATATTGGGACGAGATTGTCGTACGCGCAAAGGCAGTTCCTAATATCGCTAAGGATTCAAGACTCCCCCTCAGGGTTGTTAGAGAGTGTTATCCGCAGTATGATCTTTTTAAAGAGAGGTTGCTTAAATGGGACCCCGCTAGGATTTTTCAAAATTCTCTTTCAAAAAGGCTACAATTATGA
- a CDS encoding glycosyltransferase family 2 protein, with protein sequence MKPLFTLICPVHNEEKTVLLFYDRVVKVFDKLSGKYDCNLLFVDNSSTDSTLRMIKGLRDKDDRVFYFGLSANVGYQRSIEFALKNAIGDLLAIIDVDCEDPPEMIVDFLEVQLEGYDIVYGERVDREEGSLMKLARKIFYRITRFVSDEKFFVDMAEFCLMTSEVRDAIVKDQSSFPFIRASIGRVGFVFKGIPYKRHKRIAGDTHYNLFRMTTFAVAGILSSSTLPLRFMAYSFPIVVTIALMSLFFQTSVIATHFDTLLMLYIAMGTMFNAIYIARIYKNGLGRPNANLILRNSVRQCPK encoded by the coding sequence ATGAAACCATTATTTACGTTGATATGTCCGGTTCACAACGAAGAGAAGACAGTCCTTTTGTTTTATGATCGGGTGGTAAAGGTTTTTGATAAATTATCGGGTAAATACGATTGTAACTTATTGTTCGTTGATAACTCATCTACGGACTCAACTTTAAGGATGATAAAGGGTTTAAGAGATAAAGATGATCGAGTCTTTTACTTTGGCTTGTCGGCTAATGTTGGCTATCAGAGGTCGATTGAGTTTGCACTTAAGAATGCCATTGGGGACCTCCTAGCGATTATCGATGTTGACTGTGAAGACCCTCCCGAGATGATAGTTGATTTCTTAGAAGTCCAGTTGGAAGGATATGATATCGTTTATGGAGAACGGGTGGACCGCGAAGAAGGTTCACTGATGAAATTGGCACGAAAGATTTTTTATCGCATCACTAGATTTGTTTCAGATGAAAAGTTCTTTGTAGATATGGCTGAATTCTGCCTAATGACTTCTGAAGTTAGAGACGCCATTGTTAAAGATCAAAGTTCATTCCCATTTATAAGAGCTTCGATTGGGAGAGTCGGCTTTGTATTTAAAGGGATTCCATACAAAAGGCATAAGCGCATTGCTGGTGACACTCATTATAACCTCTTTCGTATGACAACTTTTGCCGTTGCTGGAATTTTATCGTCGTCGACTCTTCCGCTTAGATTCATGGCCTATTCATTTCCGATTGTCGTAACTATTGCATTGATGAGTCTATTTTTCCAGACAAGTGTCATTGCCACTCATTTTGACACTCTTTTGATGTTGTATATTGCTATGGGAACAATGTTTAACGCAATTTACATTGCGCGTATTTATAAGAATGGCCTTGGCCGGCCCAATGCAAATCTAATTCTTAGAAATAGCGTACGGCAATGTCCAAAGTGA
- a CDS encoding NAD(P)-dependent oxidoreductase, whose translation MSEPRMMITGANGFIGKYCCQVLLDQNISVVSVGLGAPAKVNCGPSATFQHFDVDLSDENKLGSLFEKSRPTHLLHLAWFVNHGDYWESIRNLDSMSMTIRLFKQFEKFGGIRFLGVGTCAEYDWSLAGPFSETSPIGPSSFYGKVKVETCEILSFLAKRANLSFAWARLFYLFGPGEPSGKLIPSILSADSERRSISLNAKDPTLKDFIYVKDVAGALCASLLSDITGPINVGTGKGHSVEDIVALACRSLGRDPNVEWASGKPNIYCKGPLVADNSKLAKEIGFTPSFTIEKAVLDYLKHLRIS comes from the coding sequence ATGTCTGAACCGCGTATGATGATCACCGGTGCGAATGGCTTCATAGGTAAATACTGTTGCCAAGTTTTATTGGATCAGAATATTTCCGTTGTCTCAGTGGGCCTAGGCGCTCCAGCGAAAGTCAACTGCGGCCCCTCTGCGACCTTTCAGCATTTTGATGTCGACCTTAGTGATGAGAATAAATTGGGGAGCCTTTTTGAGAAATCCCGCCCGACTCATCTTCTCCACCTTGCTTGGTTTGTAAATCATGGTGACTATTGGGAAAGTATTCGAAATCTCGATTCTATGTCGATGACCATTCGTCTGTTTAAGCAGTTCGAAAAATTTGGGGGCATAAGATTTTTAGGGGTGGGAACCTGCGCTGAATATGATTGGTCTTTAGCGGGACCTTTTTCTGAAACTTCACCTATCGGACCCAGCTCATTTTATGGAAAAGTGAAAGTCGAAACATGTGAAATTTTGAGCTTCCTTGCTAAACGAGCAAATCTCTCGTTTGCTTGGGCTCGCCTTTTTTATTTATTTGGCCCAGGCGAGCCAAGTGGAAAATTGATTCCGAGCATATTGAGTGCGGACAGCGAGCGCCGATCAATATCTCTAAATGCTAAGGATCCAACCTTGAAGGACTTTATTTATGTTAAGGACGTGGCTGGGGCACTTTGTGCGAGTCTTCTATCGGATATTACTGGGCCAATAAATGTTGGTACTGGTAAAGGGCATTCTGTGGAGGACATTGTTGCTCTGGCCTGTAGGAGTCTAGGCCGAGATCCAAATGTCGAATGGGCTTCAGGAAAGCCTAATATTTACTGCAAGGGACCATTAGTGGCAGACAATTCTAAGTTGGCGAAGGAGATTGGATTTACGCCCTCTTTTACGATAGAGAAGGCAGTTCTCGACTATCTAAAACATCTCAGGATATCTTGA
- a CDS encoding dTDP-4-dehydrorhamnose 3,5-epimerase family protein has protein sequence MKFESLEINGAYKVTPEMNSDKRGAFGRVFCVKEFQERGLESNFVQESISQNLKRGTFRGMHFQKSPKEEVKIVSCHQGSALDIILDLREKSPSYGKWEIIEISQINRTSVYIPKGCAHGFLTLADNTELYYHMSEYYYPEFAGGVRWNDSVFSIQLPEDILVISDNDMKFPDYV, from the coding sequence TTGAAATTTGAATCTCTAGAAATCAATGGTGCCTATAAGGTGACCCCGGAAATGAACTCAGATAAAAGGGGAGCATTTGGCCGAGTCTTTTGTGTGAAGGAGTTTCAAGAACGAGGATTAGAATCCAATTTTGTTCAGGAAAGCATTTCTCAAAATTTAAAACGAGGAACATTTAGGGGGATGCACTTTCAAAAATCTCCCAAAGAAGAAGTTAAAATTGTGAGCTGTCATCAAGGCTCAGCATTAGACATTATTTTAGATTTACGTGAGAAAAGCCCTTCTTATGGCAAGTGGGAAATTATTGAGATTTCTCAAATTAACCGAACTTCTGTCTATATCCCTAAAGGCTGTGCTCATGGGTTTCTCACTTTGGCTGACAATACCGAATTATATTATCATATGAGTGAGTATTACTATCCCGAATTTGCTGGCGGAGTCCGTTGGAACGATTCGGTCTTTTCTATCCAGTTACCCGAAGATATTTTGGTTATATCTGATAACGACATGAAGTTTCCTGATTATGTCTGA
- a CDS encoding class I SAM-dependent methyltransferase, which produces MANCRFCGEELKHVFADLGLSPVSNAFVCEQDRNKPEVFYPLAAYVCDKCFLVQTLDFAPADHHFHDSYIYFSSFSTAWVAHAKAFVEKIIPARKLNKNSQVIELASNDGYLLRHFIPYEIPILGIEPSKNVAAEAEKKGVPSLVKFFGVDTAKELVKQEIQADVIVANNVLAHVPDINDFAAGINILLKPNGIASVEFPWLLNLIEKNQFDTIYHEHYSYLSLTFLTKLFLKNGLEIFDVEELPTHGGSLRVYIKKNTNTSDSVSPSCAMLLDSEERLGLSSIKGYGSFQEKIVRIKLDFLSFLVNAKRNGKKVVAYGAPAKGNTLLNYCGVGPELISFTVDISPHKQGMLLPGTRIQVRPVEAIYEEKPDYIVILPWNIKDEIMDQMKEVRNWGCRFVVPIPSTEENC; this is translated from the coding sequence ATGGCGAATTGTCGTTTTTGCGGGGAAGAATTGAAGCACGTATTTGCTGATCTCGGTCTGTCACCGGTATCTAATGCTTTTGTTTGCGAACAAGATAGGAATAAGCCTGAAGTATTTTATCCTTTAGCTGCCTATGTTTGTGACAAGTGTTTTCTTGTGCAGACTCTTGACTTTGCTCCGGCCGATCACCATTTTCATGATAGTTATATATATTTCTCTTCATTTTCTACAGCTTGGGTTGCCCATGCTAAAGCCTTTGTCGAGAAAATTATTCCAGCACGCAAACTCAATAAAAATAGCCAAGTAATTGAATTGGCAAGTAACGATGGATATTTACTGCGACATTTTATTCCTTACGAAATTCCCATATTGGGAATTGAGCCTTCGAAAAATGTAGCCGCTGAGGCTGAAAAAAAGGGGGTTCCTAGTCTCGTAAAGTTTTTTGGAGTAGATACCGCCAAGGAATTGGTGAAGCAAGAGATTCAGGCGGATGTCATTGTTGCGAACAATGTCCTCGCCCACGTTCCCGACATAAATGACTTTGCCGCCGGAATAAATATCCTTCTAAAACCTAATGGAATTGCCAGTGTTGAGTTCCCGTGGTTGCTGAATTTAATTGAAAAGAATCAATTTGATACCATATATCACGAACACTACTCTTATTTATCGTTAACCTTCCTGACAAAGTTGTTCCTAAAAAATGGGTTAGAAATATTTGACGTCGAGGAATTGCCAACCCATGGTGGCTCGCTAAGAGTGTACATCAAGAAGAATACAAACACTTCTGACTCAGTTTCTCCAAGCTGTGCCATGCTTCTAGACAGTGAGGAGAGATTGGGACTTTCTTCTATTAAGGGGTATGGCTCCTTCCAAGAGAAAATCGTTAGGATCAAACTCGATTTCTTATCATTTTTGGTTAATGCGAAGAGGAATGGCAAAAAGGTCGTTGCTTATGGTGCGCCAGCAAAAGGCAATACGCTCCTGAATTACTGTGGTGTTGGACCGGAGCTCATATCTTTTACTGTCGACATTAGTCCACACAAACAAGGTATGCTTTTACCCGGAACAAGAATTCAAGTTAGGCCAGTAGAGGCCATTTATGAGGAAAAGCCTGATTACATTGTTATTCTACCTTGGAATATAAAAGACGAAATCATGGATCAAATGAAAGAAGTTAGAAATTGGGGTTGTCGTTTTGTCGTGCCGATTCCAAGTACAGAGGAGAACTGTTGA
- the rfbG gene encoding CDP-glucose 4,6-dehydratase has protein sequence MSFWNGKRVFLTGHTGFKGSWLTKLLLLRGAKVFGYALPPPSQPSIYSESKELQDIPQVINDIRDGSALKAAMSKFKPDVVLHLAAQALVRDSYRDPVTTFESNVLGAVHLFEAVRATDSVVSVVNVTSDKCYDNREWNWGYRENEAMGGKDPYSASKGCAELVTASYRSSFFNNGKVRLASARAGNVYGGGDWANDRLIPDLVRAFSLRETAIIRSPKSVRPWQFVLEPLVGYLDLAEKNFTTTGYDEGWNFGPSDSDAKDVAWIADKLKEQWGQGADFDIVTSDDNMKEASLLRLDCTKARTQLGWRPRLPLSEGLEWTIDFYKSFYEGTKKMDLLLEEQINMFEQRGRTP, from the coding sequence ATGTCGTTTTGGAATGGGAAAAGAGTATTTCTAACTGGTCACACTGGCTTTAAGGGCTCCTGGCTGACAAAGCTTCTTCTATTGCGGGGAGCGAAGGTGTTTGGCTATGCCCTTCCTCCGCCAAGTCAGCCAAGCATTTATTCCGAAAGTAAAGAACTCCAAGACATCCCGCAAGTCATCAATGACATTCGCGATGGCTCAGCTCTTAAAGCTGCCATGTCGAAATTTAAGCCGGATGTTGTTCTCCATTTAGCCGCTCAGGCCCTTGTTAGAGATTCATACAGGGACCCTGTCACCACCTTTGAGTCAAACGTACTAGGCGCGGTTCATCTCTTTGAAGCCGTTCGAGCGACAGACTCTGTTGTGAGTGTTGTGAATGTAACCTCAGATAAGTGTTACGATAACAGGGAATGGAATTGGGGATACCGAGAAAATGAAGCTATGGGAGGGAAGGATCCCTATAGTGCCTCAAAAGGTTGTGCCGAATTGGTAACGGCTTCGTATCGTAGTTCATTCTTTAACAATGGCAAAGTACGTTTGGCTTCAGCTAGAGCAGGTAATGTATATGGTGGAGGAGATTGGGCAAATGATCGCTTAATCCCGGATCTCGTTCGTGCCTTTAGTCTCAGAGAGACTGCAATTATCCGATCGCCGAAATCAGTGCGTCCCTGGCAATTTGTGTTAGAGCCATTGGTTGGATATTTAGATTTGGCGGAGAAAAATTTCACAACAACTGGATACGACGAAGGGTGGAATTTTGGTCCCTCGGACTCTGACGCAAAAGATGTTGCATGGATCGCTGACAAGCTGAAGGAGCAATGGGGGCAGGGCGCAGACTTCGATATTGTAACCTCAGACGATAATATGAAAGAAGCCTCCTTGCTTCGCTTAGACTGTACAAAGGCCAGAACACAATTGGGGTGGAGGCCAAGGTTACCACTGAGTGAAGGACTTGAGTGGACGATTGATTTTTATAAATCTTTTTATGAAGGCACTAAAAAAATGGATTTATTGCTCGAGGAGCAGATCAATATGTTTGAGCAACGAGGAAGGACACCCTAA
- the rfbF gene encoding glucose-1-phosphate cytidylyltransferase encodes MKVVILAGGLGTRLSEETTLKPKPMVEIGGNPILWHIMKHYSSFGFNEFVICLGYRGYCVKEYFSNYFLHNSDVTFDLRNNKLEVHSNEAESWRVTLVDTGLNTMTGGRVKKIARHIDSDNFCLTYGDGLSNINISDLVSFHEKHGKLATITSVQPPGRFGSLEVEENRVVGFTEKPHGDGGWINGGFFVLNKKVFDFIEDDTTVWEQEPLRGLAQNGQLMAYYHKGFWQPMDTLREKHYLEKLWSSGEAPWKMW; translated from the coding sequence TTGAAGGTTGTAATATTGGCCGGTGGACTGGGAACCAGGCTGAGTGAGGAAACGACGCTTAAGCCGAAGCCAATGGTCGAAATTGGCGGTAACCCGATCCTATGGCACATCATGAAGCATTACTCTAGTTTTGGATTCAATGAGTTTGTGATCTGTTTGGGTTATAGAGGGTATTGCGTTAAGGAATACTTTTCGAATTATTTCCTCCATAATTCCGATGTTACTTTTGATCTCCGAAACAACAAGTTAGAGGTGCACTCTAATGAGGCCGAATCCTGGCGGGTGACATTAGTTGATACAGGCCTTAACACCATGACTGGTGGTCGAGTCAAAAAAATCGCTCGTCATATCGACAGCGACAACTTCTGCCTAACCTACGGCGATGGGTTGTCCAATATTAATATTTCCGACCTCGTGTCATTTCATGAAAAACACGGAAAACTGGCGACGATCACTTCGGTCCAACCCCCAGGACGATTCGGGTCGCTAGAAGTCGAAGAAAATCGAGTGGTGGGTTTTACCGAAAAACCCCACGGTGACGGTGGATGGATCAACGGTGGTTTCTTCGTGCTGAATAAAAAGGTCTTCGATTTTATTGAAGATGACACCACCGTCTGGGAGCAGGAGCCTTTACGGGGGCTCGCCCAAAACGGTCAGTTGATGGCTTATTATCATAAAGGTTTTTGGCAGCCGATGGATACACTCCGAGAGAAGCACTATTTGGAAAAACTCTGGAGCAGCGGTGAAGCCCCTTGGAAAATGTGGTAG